A window of Gambusia affinis linkage group LG03, SWU_Gaff_1.0, whole genome shotgun sequence genomic DNA:
aaaaaaacaaagtgaataaTTTTCGGCAAGATAATAGCTTAGACTTTACGGACTAGAATAAAGGATGTAGAGACAGTGGTAGTGTTGTGCTGAAACTAATTTGATCTCAGATGCCTCCGAGACGAGGGCTGGTGTGAGTTAGCCCTGCACCCAGACAGAAACCTGAGCAGATTGCACCACTACTTTGTATTCCAAATTAATTGGCCTCTGAAGATCACCCTCTGCTCCTCTCAATACTACTGATGCACATTTTCCTTCCCTCAATTAAACATGTGTGCCCCACATGCAGTTCCTGTCGCTGGTTCCCGGCAACTTCTTTCTCCCCTTGTCACCGGGAACAAACTGGACCCTTAGATAAACAATCAGTTTGAGTCTACAGAAAGAGAGCAAAAGTTACGGCTTGTGCGATAAGAcggtaaagaaaaagaaacacttttataGTCCAATAATTGTTCTtgctttagaaatgttttaatatgtagtgaatagttgttgttttgtcaatCTGGAACATAACCAAGGGCGCATTATGAAGAGTTTTGGGCACCCCACAGTATTCAATCATTCCTGTGGTATCCTTCCCCCCCATAATGTCTTGTAAACAATTATTCTGTCATCAACAGGTAAATGTCAGATTATGCTTATTTGTTACAGTATCTTTGGACCTACGTTTTAATAATTAGAAGTTCAGGGTACTACTTGAACTGCACTAAATATAAAGTACtactgtattttaatatttactagTTGCCACATATGTTTGCACATACAAATTAATAAACTCATTAACTAAACaggattttagtcattttatgtatttaaagctgcattatgttAAATCAGCACTGAAATTCCATTGTGTTTGCTGAAGCTGACATCACACCTATGGAGCTTGTGAATGTTTGAAACTTACATCACAAGCGTTTTGGAATTTTGTCAttaaaggagaaatgttttactgaatttTCTCATTTGTGCTTGCGGACTTCGGAGAAGAGAGACGTTCAAGAGTTCAAGAGAGTTTTACTTAATTTCAACTGAAATATAGTAAAAATACAAGGATGAAACgtaagtttttctttgaatatttatCAAGAATAACTAGATTACAATTTTGGAAGGATATAAAAATTGGTTTGACAGAATTATTTGTGATTTGTTACTGGAGATTGTTGgctagaaaaaagttttttcagtttaagatGGAATAGTTTAGCttcttattttatgtaaagatTGAAGATATCAGGActgttgttttttagttttttttttgcatgtttgataaTGATGAGAaggaagaaatctgaaaaaattggCACCAACTGTTGACttaaagcatttttcttcaaagtgatttcatgtgaaaatgtgaagatcactgattttaaattgaaaaacagaGTTAGATGGTTCAAATCTTGAAAATTTTTCTCCAACTGTagatttaaaagttgtttaaagttcaatttaaatttaagacggaacagtttgttttcagttgtatTCAAAGATaggaaatatatatgtatataatttttttttctttgcacgtTTGATAATGGTGACAAGaatcaaatctggaaaaatgtaaaagctgtttaaagttattttatttgaagatcAATGACTgtgaaaattttcagaaataatgcTTTGACTTGCATgggaataaagttaaaataaatgacagttttaaatttcatgAATGCTTTTAGGAcactgaaactgataaaaagttatgcgattttgtcttgtatttgatattctttgtgacaaagtcaCTGACCAACTTTCCATGCCTCTGTTTTGGTTTAGAAATCGTGAGAAGAAGTGTTCGACTTgtgttaaatagatattatggAGCGGATGGAAAACCAACGATCTCCTATAAAGAGACCAGGATCAGGTAAGCCGAATCAAAAGAAGTATTAAATTCAagacatggaaaaaatatttcttccccttttaacttttgactttttttcatgtaaaaaacacaaacttatgTATActatttagaaatttaaaaaaaataaatttttatttttttgactagTTTTTGTAGCAGTATATTTTTCAGCCTTCGAATTCTACGGCCTCTAAATTGTGATTGTGATGTTTGTTCCATACATACATCACAATGCCTTCTGATGTCACTTAACTAGGAATCAGTAAGGAAAAGAAACAGTAGAGAAACTCAAGTGTTCAGTgtctataaaaagtatttatccccttgaatgttttactgttttgttacttttaaaataaattgtacaaCAAAATTTGGCTtgtatgacaaaaaacaaattaccaaCAAAACCCTTCACTGTTGGCTGGACCTTTGTTGAATTAAGTCggtcacttttaaaatgtgtgaatatttatgcagcctcttattttgggtaaaatattttttgtttgtggccattatttttatataggttagtttatattttgatgaaaaagttgtaaaatgatAAAGCATACAGGGGGAGTGAGTATTTTTTATATGCACTTTACAGCAGTAAATTACAGGTAAAAGGACCTGAAGGACCTTAGTATGAATATAAAGTCAAACTAACTTATGCCAAATGGctgttcaaaacattttgcaaagtttgtgtttataatgTGATAACGTTGAATAATGACCCACGTCTCCCTTGAATAATAGTTTCTTATTCTCAATGGTGACTTCCTGggtaattaaaaacaagatgtgaaaaagttcaagggaaatgaatacttttgcaaaaaagtCTTTGCATATTTAACCCGATAATCTTAGGATCTATTtatatgtttacatatttgtattttttctaccttggctgaacaggaagtggacatACCGTCGGTATTACCACACATCAAAAGAAGAGACCTCTTTAGGAAACaacatcagctgcagcagcagcagctgcatcaATAGGGACCTATTGATGCACACgctgaaacattgttttctcaGCGTCATATTTCTTGCCCTGTTTTACGGTAAATGACTTTCTTCTACAAACAGCCAAGCACCAATATTTCTAAGTTTTGTAGAGAGTTTTTAGTGTGAAAGCAGTGTCACTAATCTCATTTCTCCTCATTTGTCAGGATTTACCATCTTTCTTGTTCCTTTGATGAAACCTCCAGTTTCTTCACGCCCCACCATAAACACAGTAAGCTTTCTGTTAATCAACACCCATATTTGAATGTCCTCTTTAGTGATATGACCAAACATCTAACTGCAATTGTGTTTAGTTTTCGGTCCCAGGAACTGAAGATcaggaaagacagaaacaggaaatgaaggaTATTCTGGCTGACCTGCAGAATAAGATGGACTACCTTTTTCCATCTGCAGATTTATTACCAAACTTTGCACTGAAATCACAAGGTAAGTCATTACTATCATAAATCTGACTGAATGTTTTAAGCTTAGATGGTTTTAATtcactttctgtgtgtgtttgaaaacagGCGCAAAGGTTTTACAATGGATGCCATCGGCCGTACATCCTGGCCAAATACAGAGATGCAGTGGGTTTGGGTTTGCCCCAGAACGGCCATCGATCCACCCAGACATTGTTATTCAGGTATGAACTGAACTGCAATCATAATGTAACATGAATATGAAGCAGAATGGTATTTCTATATGatgtaatatttagaaaacttttgtttattattttgacatCCCACTCAAACTTTGAACTCTTTCTCTTCAGGGGAGGACTCGCCTACACCCAGGAGAGTGCTGGGGATTTGAAGGTTCCCAGGGACATTTAGTCGTCGCCCTGTCCCACAGAGCTGTCATTAGTCAAGTCACCTTGGGTCACATTCCTAAAATGGTGTCCCCGACTGGTAACATCTGGAGTGCTCCCAAggagttttctgtttatgtaaGCTACAagaatattaaacagaaacacacagtctAACTGTCAGACATATTTCTAAGAATATTTGTCTAATTTTGGTTTACAGGGAATGAGGGAGCCTGAACAGGAATGGACTCACCTGGGAACTTTTATCTATGAGGAGGATGGAGATCCTCTTCAGACCTTTGAGCTACCGGTATGTTTATCCAGTTGCTTTTTTAAGCTACTTTCCTTAATTGCTTTGCAACATATTTATAGCCATTGaacttttcagtgttttcatgttaaaactgtaaacatcaTCGAATTCTATTGGGACTTGATCGGTAAACCATGTTAACAGAAAGAAGCTCATATTTgtgaacacaaaagaaaattgtacatgaagaaaaaaaaagctcactCAACCAGTTTGAATATGGAGCatctaaaaatgtcatttttaaaactttgctagATTCCGTTTTgtatttaggtctggactttgagtaTGAGATGCTTGATCTAAACCTTCCCATTATATTGTTGGATCTGTGTTTAGGGTGGAAGGTAAACCTCTGACCCAGTTTTTAAAGTGTAACATACCCTTTCACCCCtggcaaattttgaaaaatagcaTCAAAGTGGGCGGGGCCAAGAGACACTTTGAGTGTGGGGATGAGTGCTGAGTGGAGGGAGGGAGTGGGACTGTAATCTGATGAAAAAAGCGCTGTGGAAAACGTATCCACTTTGTCACTATATTTATAGATTCTTCAGGCTTGTCTAGAGATGTTTTGTCAAAGTAATTAGTGGTAAATCTAGAGAGTCTTTTTGTCTGTTGTTGGAGACTTTAATGGCGATAACTCTCTGTTGCTCAGATGCAGCTTGTCTGCTCGGATAGCATTAGCCGCTTATGGCTAATGCTAATTAACATTAGCAGCTAATGgctaatgctaattagcattagcagctaaTGGCTAATGcgaattagcattagcagctaaTGGCTAATGcgaattagcattagcagctaatggctaatgctaattagcattagcagctaaTGGCTAAATCCATTAGCTGCCATAAGATTCTCCCGCTTCCTCAGCTGGTCTCACACAGTCATCCTCAACACCAAACCCTCACCAACACTCACAGCAGAGGAGTCTCATCCCATTCTGTGTCTACATTGCAAAcaaatcacacatttaaaaaatttaataatgcTATTGATTATTGCTTACCAATCGCCATGGCAACGCTCGCAACAGTTCCTGAGTGCCACCGGTTTTAGTTGGCACTGTGCTTTGGTTACCTTAATGAGAAAATTGTACCAAGCCCAACTGCTGCAACcaacagaaaaatttaattccCTAAGAACCGATTGACCAATGACCATGGCACCAGTAGTGAGATGATTTTAGTAAAATTAATGCCTAGCTGAAAGATTGGCACAAAAAATGTCCTTTTGCACAAAACATTCTATCTATTTAGATAGAATGCCAAATAACATATTTAGACAGTTTGTCggcaaaataaaattgatttggGGGTGAGTTTCACTTTAAgtcttctgcaggttttcttccaggaccGATCTATATTCATAGCTATTTCCATCTACTAATGAAGACCAACCACCCTCATcaccttccacttcacaattatgtgcttctttgtgttggtctatcatgtAAAATGccaattaaaacatgaacatttgtggttgtatgacaaaatgggaaaacgTTAAAGCAATGTTGGTGGTGCTCTTGCAAGGCTTTGcaatctcaaaatattttgcctCTAATAAACTCCCTTTAAGCTCTACTGTATTATATTAAACTAATACATAATTTTATCATTGCAGAACCACGAAAAAGTGGCCTTTAGCTCCGTAAAGCTTCAGATAAATAACAACTGGGGCCATCCAGATTACACCTGCCTCTACAACATCCGAATCCATGGAGAGATCGCTTAATCAGGATGGATTGAAGGTAAGTATGGACTCAGGTAAGATTTCTCActttaagtttttctaaagcttctttgatttcttttaggCTAATTTCTTGATCACGTGTTTGTTTCTACCCACACGTGATCAAGAAATTAGCCATTAACAAACAATCATTTGTTAATGGGTAAAAATTAGGAGCAGGAGAAAACATTAGGGTACAAAACAGGGCTTTCAAATTTCAAACGTGTAAACATCCATTtcatttatacatattttgCCTATCTGCACTACTTGTGCCTGCATTTTATTATAACTACAACTAAATTGTAGTTATGTAGGCATGCGGCTCAGGTGGTCGCTGGGGCAGAAACTCGGGCATGGATGAGTTTGAAGATTTCATGGAGAACAACTTCCCTATGGCTTCAAGACGATTCTGGCATCTCAGGAGGAGGGAACTTCGGATTGAGATCTTCATCTTGGTCATGGAatactggaccagctctacacccacAGCAGGCTCTTGGAGGGTGCATGGAAGTTCACTCAGCCAGTCTACATCTGCTTTGTGGACTTGGAAGAGGCGGCCGACTGTGTCCCACTGGGAACCCTGTGGGAGGTACGCTAGGCCCTCCCAGTGGGTGTCTGAGCTTGGTctgcattgccggcagtaagtcgggcttgcTTCTGGTGAGAGCTGGCATCCACAAAGGTTGACCTGATTCTGTCTAtaacttttatggacagaatcccCTGGTCCTTCTGTGGAGTTGAGAGtgtccgttttggtggccttaggattgtgTCTCTGCTTTTCGCAGATGATGTAGTCCTATTGTCTTCATCAGAATGACCTACGGCCTTCACTGGAGCAGTTCGCACCCGAGTATGAAGTAACTAGGATGAGGATCGGTCACCTGTTAGATCACTGTAGGATCGCTGTCTGTGCGTGGTctgcattgccggcagtaagtcgggcttgcTTCTGGTGAGAGCTGGCCTCCACAAAGGTTGACATGATTCTGTTTATAACCTTTATGGACAGAATCCCTTGGTCCTTCTGTGGAGTTGAGAGtgtccgttttggtggccttaggattgtgtctctgctttttgcagatgatgtggtcctattgTCTTCATCAGGGCGTGACCTACAGCTTTCGCTGAAGCAGTTCGCAGCCGAATGTGAAGCAGCTAGGATGACCTGTTAGGTGACCGGTGTCAGAGAAGTTTAAGTTTTGTGGGATTTTGTTCAAAACTGAGGGAAATTTGGAGCAGGCGATCGATAGGCAGATTGGTGCAGTGTCTGCTGTAAAGAAGATACATCGAGAAGATAGAGCTGAGGTAAAAGGTAAAGCTCTAGATTTACTGGTTGATCTGTGTTCCTACTCTCAGCTGTATTCATGAGGTTTGGGTCAAGCGGCCGAAATGAGTTTTCTCCGCAGGTTCTCTGGGCTGTGCCTTATACTCAGGGCAAGAAggtcagtcatccgggagggactcagagtagagctgtaCTTCTCCATGTCTAGAGGAGCCAATTGAGGAGGTGTGGGCATTTGGTCAGGCTTCCTACAAGCCTCCCAAGTGAACTGTTCTGAGCATATCTCACCGGGAGGAGTCCCGGAGGAAGACTCAGGACACGTTGGAGAGACTATATTgcttggctggcctgggaataCATTGGGGTTCCCTGGGTGAGCTAgcccaagtggctggggagagagAAGTCTGCACCTCCTTACTTAGGCTGCTACCCCAGTGAACAAACCCGGataggcaaaagaaaatggattgatggatggatggatacaacTAAATTGAACATTCGTAACagaatgttaatattttcatataattGGAATGTTTTGGATTCAATGTTTTCTCCAGGTGATCtagttttccacaaaaacaagGGTTAGCTTTAGAGAACAATGGTTGTAAGAGGTACATTTATTGTACCTCTTACAACAATCCAGGATATTGCCTGGattatgtttgttgtttgttgtcctgtgtttgtgttttttccattcTCTATCTACAGGTTACAGTGCTGTGGTTCTGGAGCTTCGCCATCCCTCTCTCTACGCCTCCTTGCCTCCACGATGTGCTGCTCTACATCCTTGTCATGCACAGTTgagtttctgtttaattttgtatcTTGTCACTTACACGGGTATCATGTATCAATGTTGTTgctaactttgtgttttgtgtttccgCAGGTCCCagcattgtgtttgtgtctcttttctATCATCTTTTTCTTCGGCCAGTCGAGGCAGAAGGCTGCCCGTCCtgagtctggttctgctggaggtttctctCAGATCAAACTGAggtttcctctccactgtcgccatGTGCTTGCTCAGGATGGGGGATGTCATCAAATTGGTTTAGGATCAGTTTGATGGGGTTCGCCGAGGACCCCTCCGGAGAATCGTCACCTTaacgtggtggaggggtttgagtacTCCAGTGATCCTGATGgctttctattattatttttattttatctagaCATTAGAGACCTAATGGTCTCTAATGTTAAAGATGGCTTCAGGGATGGGGTCAACCAAGAACGATTCAAACTCTGTCCTTCCAAATAAATAAGGagttttcagcagaaaataatgcaagcttgactttatttcttaaggaccaaaatgaggATCCCCATGGGTTTGACCATTCCTTTAAGACATTTTGTGATCAAGAAATTAGactaaaagaaatcaaagaagcTATTTGTGGTATGaagcaaaatacatttcttggGAATGATGGTTTAACAAGCGAATTCAAGACGTGTTTCACTGATTCATTTGCCCCATTTATGAAAGTAATGTTTGAAGAAGCAATAATAAAGGAAGAGGTTCTCCATACTATTCACCAAGgcttgattaaataaatttcaaaaccaaaaaaagacatatttaatatagaaaatatagacCCGTTAGTCTATTAAACAACGATGTTAAGATTTTTATACTCATCTTTGCTAAAAGATTGAAAGCAGAgctaaataatattatttatgaGGAACAACCTGGTTTCATGGCAGTAGGAATATTTGGTGTGGTTTTATAGTTTATACTTTTTGTTGATTTCTATAAAGTATTTGACACTATTAGTcctaaatttatgtttaaaaccttaaaacattttggatttggAGTGTATTTTACAAAAGCGATGGCTACTCAATGGCAGCAATAGTTCAGATAAACTGACCTGTACTTCACAGAGATTTGATATTAGTGGTAGAATTAGACAATGTTGTCttaaaagcctgtttttatTCCTACTTGTCTCTCAGATCATGTTAGGTCATatctaaaaatgtcaatacCAGTAAATCAGACAATAGGGAAGAGAATTTAAATTATCACAACTGGCTCACAACACAGCAATGTTTCTTtccaatgaaaatgaaaaagataaagTAGTTTCTTGTATCCAAGAATTTTCATCaggtttgaaaatgaattttagCAAGTCTGTCTTATTTCCCTCAAAAATGATAATCTCCTAGAAATTTGCCACATACCTGTTATCAGTCGTGTAATCCAAAATCCACAACAAGAAATCAGTttataagaatatttttgacaagTTTGAAATTCATGACCCTTCTACTCGGTAACCTCTATGTATGTTTTAAGTCACCCCTGGTGCTTTGTTTGTCTGGAAATCTGCTGTTTGCTGGTTAACAACCAGTGTTTTTGTATATCCTACAATTTTCAatccaaaaaaacataaagcaaaaaaatcatGCGACCCagcatagaaaaaaatgtttagtttttaaaatgaagcattATTGAGACagattattgtttatttctgttttcatttccaggtttaacaaatttacatttaaataataataaaaagaacagcCATGTGACGTCACCTCAGGTAGGCACGTAACGTCACATCCGGTAGGTGGGACTTCTTGGGAAGGGATGGATGCATAAATTCTTCACGGGACCTGTGACGTGACAACAAAAGCTATTCCGTTAGCAACATGTGACGTCACATCCGGTACGTGGGACTTCTTGGGACGATGCATAAGTTCTTCACGGGACCTGTGACGTCACATCCGGTGGGCGGACCGTCCTGTAGACAGCAGACGGCCCTTTGGAAagccattttaacataaattcggtttcGTCTGACTTTCCGTATTTACATTCTAGATATCTAGAtgtctaaaaatgcattttgactagacaaaactacatttttacaATCCCGGatggtaatttaagatatctgcatttacattctgactagtaaGAATAATAACACAAGATAgtttcaattacattttgacaGTCAAGATTTCTTTCAAGATATCTCAAATAACGTCACTGGATCTGTCTTTAAACGGGACACATATGTGTAATTATgatttaagatatcttgaaCGTATTTATCActagtcaaaattacaattttcatccatccatccatccattttctgaacacccttcgtccctaatggggtcgggagggttgctggtgcccatctccaatccattttcaacatgaaagtgatgcattttcaaaaatcctttttcattttctctatttttctttgttttattaaactttcaaaGTGCTACACAAGTCAGGGACGTTTAGACTTTACAGAATACAGATTCAAGATATCAGTAATGTCATTCTGATTAGTCAGAATGCCAATTTAAGATatctttaatttagttttgtctaattattatttcctttaagatatttagtttaattttcactagtcaaaactaaaattgagaTATCTTGAATTTACTTTATAACTAGTCATAATTTCATTGTAgatatctgaaatgtgtatttcagaTAGTCAGTAATTCATTCTAGATTTCTTGAATTGAATTGTCCTTACAACTCAGTGGTAAATCTGACGTTATTTCGACTTGTCACAATGTAATTACAGATATCTTATATCTTATATTAGAGATATCTTGAATGTAAGGGTGGTAAAACCGaaattatgttaaaacggcttgcTATCTGGCTAACACTTTATTTTGACGGGATGTGAATAAGATGTCATGACACCgtaataaacatgacataacacctgtcatgaacatgagtaagtctttgtgaataattttttagtttttaaatatctttctctctctccagaAACCTCAACCCAAAAACAAGTTGCtcaatttgtttttagatgTCAGAATTTCTGAGTTCTGagtcagaaaaatcaaaaaaggaCGGCAATTGTAACTTGAAAAGTTTTTAGGTCCCCAAACAAAGCCGAGGTCagatccaacatggctgctgctgATAGAAAATGTGGTAAACATGTTGGAGTGGGCTTCTTTTTGATGGGTTGTGGTGGTGAGACACAACAGCAGTGGCTGACACCATAAGTGCACAACTTTGACTTGTGAATACGAGCCTTTAGTGTTTACGTGCCTTCTGGTTCTAATATGTTagcagttttgttaaaaatgtaaatgatctCTGAAGCTATCGCAACAACTTCATGAGGATCACAGATTTATTTGTCTTCAGGCACTGCAGGAATATTTGAGTTATAGTTTTCACCATCAATGCATTTCATAGCAAACTGACTCATtataattgttaaaataaagtttaaatacataaatagtAACATGGTATGTACATCTATGagagtttcaaaataaacattcattttgtgGCCAAAACCACTACTTGTCATTGTCATTTAAACTTCAATgtactacttttttttcttttaaaatgaataaatctacTTCAATAAGACAGCAAAAAGGTTATTTAATATACATAATTttctagtttaaaaatattccctttcaaaacacacacattaattTGTTCTTGCCAGGTTTTTAGAGGAAGAAGTTCATGTAAAATGCAATATTAAAGAGTTAATACAAGCATCTCAAGCGTTGCACAGTAagtctttc
This region includes:
- the LOC122828065 gene encoding SUN domain-containing protein 3-like, producing MHTLKHCFLSVIFLALFYGFTIFLVPLMKPPVSSRPTINTFSVPGTEDQERQKQEMKDILADLQNKMDYLFPSADLLPNFALKSQGAKVLQWMPSAVHPGQIQRCSGFGFAPERPSIHPDIVIQGRTRLHPGECWGFEGSQGHLVVALSHRAVISQVTLGHIPKMVSPTGNIWSAPKEFSVYGMREPEQEWTHLGTFIYEEDGDPLQTFELPNHEKVAFSSVKLQINNNWGHPDYTCLYNIRIHGEIA